The following are encoded together in the Pseudophryne corroboree isolate aPseCor3 chromosome 3 unlocalized genomic scaffold, aPseCor3.hap2 SUPER_3_unloc_47, whole genome shotgun sequence genome:
- the LOC134984294 gene encoding gastrula zinc finger protein XlCGF57.1-like, with product MKAEDIEGEEETYVTDIKAEDIEGEEETYVTDIKAEDIEGEDETCVTDIKAEDIEGEEETYVRGDQQCKEEEIPTDISTADGHTNRNITEGHLMLSPDCDLKENDSRPDSPGDNPITPIIHPALSAGLSDPGKCSPDHSDIGASVTALRVDTVFPCSIDAKCFTQNTKLITHQPAKASERPFPCSECGKFFTHKSALVTHQRSHTGEKPYSCSECRKCFPRKSELVTHQRSHTGEKPYSCSECGKCFAQTSAFVTHQRSHTGEKPYTCAECRQCFPRKSDLVTHQRSHTGEKPYFCSECGKCFAWKSNLVTHQRSHTGEKPYSCSQCGKCFASKSYLVTHQKSHTGEKPYSCFECGKCFAYKSNLVTHQRSHTGEKLFSCSECGKCFTYKSYLVTHQRSHTGEKPYSCTECGKCFALKSILVTHQRSHTGEKPYSCTECGKCFALKSILVTHQKSHTGEKPYSCSQCGNYFAHKSNLVTHLRSHTGEKPYSCSECRKCFARKSDLVTHQRSHSGEKPYTCAECGKCFPRKSDLVTHQKSHR from the exons atgaaggcagaagatatagagggagaagaagagacgtatgtgactgatataaaggcagaagatatagagggagaagaagagacttatgtgactgatataaaggcagaagatatagagggagaagatgagacgtgtgtgactgatataaaggcagaagatatagagggagaagaagagacgtatgtgaggggtgatcagcagtgtaaggaggaggagatccctacagatatcagcacag cagatggacacacaaacaggaatatcacagaaggacatctaatgttatccccggattgtgacctaAAAGAAAATGATAGTAGAcctgattctccaggagataatcccattaccccaattatacatccagctctatcagctggtctctctgatcctgggaaatgttctcctgatcactctgatattggagcatctgttacagctctgagagtagatacagtgtttccctgttctatagatgccaaatgttttacacagaatacaaagcttattacccatcagccagctaaggcaagtgagaggccatttccatgttctgagtgtgggaaattttttacacacaaatcagctcttgttacacatcagagaagtcacacaggtgaaaagccatattcctgttctgagtgtaggaaatgttttccacggaaatcagaacttgttacacatcagagaagtcacacaggtgagaagccatattcctgttctgagtgtgggaaatgttttgcacagacatcagcttttgttacacatcagagaagtcacacaggtgagaagccatatacctGTGCTGAGTGTAGgcaatgttttccacggaaatcagatcttgttacacatcagagaagtcacacaggtgagaagccgtacttctgttctgagtgtgggaaatgttttgcatggaaatcaaatcttgttacacatcagaggagtcacacaggtgagaagccatattcctgttctcagtgtgggaaatgttttgcatcgaaatcatatcttgttacacatcagaaaagtcacacaggtgagaagccatattcctgttttgagtgtgggaaatgttttgcatataaatcaaatcttgttacacatcagaggagtcacacaggtgagaagctattttcctgttctgagtgtgggaaatgctttacatataaatcatatcttgttacacatcagagaagtcacacaggtgagaagccatattcctgtactgagtgtgggaaatgttttgcattgaaatcaattcttgttacacatcagagaagtcacacaggtgagaagccatattcctgtactgagtgtgggaaatgttttgcattgaaatcaattcttgttacacatcagaaaagtcacacaggtgagaagccatattcctgttctcagtgtgggaattattttgcacataaatcaaatcttgttacacatctgagaagtcacacaggtgaaaagccatattcctgttctgagtgtcggaaatgttttgcacggaaatcagatcttgttacacatcagagaagtcactcaggtgagaagccatatacctgtgctgagtgtgggaaatgttttccacggaaatcagatcttgttacacatcagaagtcacacaggtga